In the Kaistia algarum genome, one interval contains:
- a CDS encoding hydrogen peroxide-inducible genes activator codes for MQLPTLRQMQYFVALADQGSFSRAAAVCHVTQSTLSDAIRQIEDIIGVALVDRSNRMTSLTPAGELALVRMKTLLVDARDMVDAARAGHAPLAGRLRLGVIPSIAPYFLPRALPHLRRAYPELRLHLREDLTRTMLEDLRAGRLDTVLIAFPIATEGLVHEIVAEDSLLLAVDGGHRLAGRRTVKPAELAGETLLLLEDGHCLSDHVRAAAPELVDRQSEEIRASSLSTLVQMVDNRLGITFVPRIAVEAGLLAGTDISLSEIEARPARRLLGLVWRKGSSRETDFRLLAHYLRRFALEPAAEAA; via the coding sequence ATGCAATTGCCCACGCTCCGACAGATGCAGTACTTCGTCGCCCTCGCCGATCAGGGATCGTTCAGCCGGGCAGCGGCCGTCTGCCATGTCACGCAGTCGACGCTTTCCGACGCGATCCGGCAGATCGAGGACATTATCGGCGTTGCACTCGTCGACCGATCCAACCGCATGACAAGCCTGACGCCGGCTGGCGAGCTGGCGCTTGTTCGGATGAAGACGCTGCTGGTCGATGCGCGCGATATGGTCGATGCCGCGCGCGCCGGCCATGCACCGCTGGCCGGGCGGCTGCGGCTCGGCGTCATCCCTTCGATCGCGCCCTATTTCCTGCCGCGCGCGCTGCCGCATCTGCGCCGCGCCTATCCGGAACTCCGGCTGCATCTTCGCGAGGACCTGACGCGGACCATGCTGGAAGATCTGCGCGCCGGGCGGCTCGACACCGTCCTCATCGCCTTTCCGATCGCGACCGAGGGGCTCGTGCACGAGATCGTGGCCGAGGACAGCCTGCTGCTCGCCGTCGATGGCGGCCATCGCCTCGCCGGTCGGCGCACCGTGAAGCCGGCCGAGCTTGCCGGCGAAACGCTGCTGCTGCTGGAGGACGGCCACTGCCTCTCCGATCACGTCCGCGCCGCCGCGCCTGAACTCGTCGATCGACAAAGCGAGGAGATCCGAGCCTCCAGCCTGTCGACGCTGGTCCAGATGGTCGACAACCGTCTCGGCATCACTTTCGTACCGCGCATCGCCGTCGAGGCGGGCCTCCTCGCCGGCACCGATATCTCGCTTTCCGAGATCGAGGCGCGACCGGCGCGCCGCTTGCTCGGTCTTGTCTGGCGCAAGGGCTCCAGCCGGGAAACCGATTTCCGTCTGCTCGCTCACTATCTGCGCCGCTTTGCTCTTGAGCCGGCGGCGGAGGCGGCATGA
- a CDS encoding peroxiredoxin, with protein sequence MFGIGEKLPAFSVTGVKPGFNNHEENGESAFETVTEASFPGKWKVIFFYPKDFTFVCPTEIAEFARLASEFEDRDAVVLGGSTDNEFVKLAWRRDHKDLDRLPIWSFADTNGSLVDGLGVRSPAGVAYRVTFVVDPDNVIQHVYATNLNVGRNPKDTLRVLDALQTDELCACNREVGGQTLAA encoded by the coding sequence ATGTTCGGCATCGGCGAGAAGCTGCCTGCGTTTTCCGTAACCGGCGTCAAGCCGGGCTTCAACAACCATGAAGAAAATGGCGAGAGCGCCTTCGAGACGGTGACCGAGGCCAGCTTCCCCGGCAAGTGGAAGGTCATCTTCTTCTATCCGAAGGACTTCACTTTCGTCTGCCCGACCGAGATCGCCGAATTCGCCCGGCTGGCCAGCGAGTTCGAGGATCGCGACGCGGTCGTGCTCGGCGGCTCGACCGACAATGAATTCGTCAAGCTCGCCTGGCGCCGCGACCACAAGGATCTCGATCGGCTGCCGATCTGGTCGTTCGCCGATACCAATGGCTCGCTGGTCGATGGCCTGGGCGTCCGTTCGCCGGCCGGCGTCGCCTACCGCGTGACCTTCGTCGTCGATCCCGACAATGTCATCCAGCACGTCTATGCGACCAACCTCAATGTCGGCCGCAACCCGAAGGACACGCTCCGCGTCCTCGACGCGCTGCAGACGGACGAACTCTGCGCCTGCAACCGCGAAGTCGGCGGCCAGACGCTGGCGGCGTGA
- a CDS encoding GntR family transcriptional regulator: protein MTVRESEPRQAPVRRTRTEDLRLQLADDIVRGIFAPGDPLDEIGLATRYGVSRTPVREALRQLSASGLVEIRPHRGAIVTRPSETRLLEMFIVMAELEGLCAGLAAEAMSILERRELDKLHRQLGELVEIGDTTRYALANERFHGAIYTGSHNAYLAELTLGTRARLAPFRRAQFRQSGRVADSFHEHDRIVRAILAGDRDGATREMRDHIGTVKEAFDRYIEGR from the coding sequence GGCTGCAACTCGCGGACGACATCGTGCGCGGCATCTTCGCGCCTGGCGATCCGCTGGACGAGATCGGGCTGGCGACACGCTATGGCGTTTCGCGCACGCCGGTGCGCGAGGCTCTGCGCCAGCTTTCCGCCAGTGGCCTGGTCGAGATTCGCCCGCATCGCGGCGCCATCGTCACGCGCCCCTCCGAGACGCGCCTGCTTGAAATGTTCATCGTCATGGCCGAGCTCGAAGGCCTTTGCGCCGGGCTCGCGGCCGAGGCGATGTCGATCCTGGAGCGGCGCGAACTCGACAAGCTGCATCGCCAGCTCGGCGAACTGGTCGAGATCGGCGATACGACACGTTACGCCCTCGCCAATGAGCGCTTCCACGGCGCCATCTATACCGGCTCGCACAACGCCTATCTGGCCGAATTGACGCTCGGCACGCGCGCCCGCCTCGCGCCCTTCCGCCGCGCCCAGTTCCGCCAGAGCGGCCGCGTCGCCGACTCGTTCCATGAGCATGACCGGATCGTGCGCGCCATCCTGGCCGGCGACCGCGACGGCGCGACTCGAGAGATGCGCGACCATATTGGCACCGTCAAGGAAGCCTTCGACCGCTATATCGAAGGCCGATAG
- a CDS encoding SH3 domain-containing protein encodes MRNRILALLAFGAALLVPGLAAAATTAVTTTKVNLRAGPGTNYPAVTVLPAGAGITAYGCLPDYSWCDVGWGAARGWIAASYMQTVYRGNPVVVTAGVATAVGIGVVAYNRAYWDRYYAGRPWYGSWNSYYGRGVTTSGAVACGQRGCAGTRAVTGPHGNTVRRSGAVRRY; translated from the coding sequence TTGCGAAACCGGATCCTTGCCCTTCTCGCGTTCGGCGCCGCCTTGCTGGTGCCGGGCCTTGCCGCCGCGGCGACGACAGCCGTGACCACGACCAAGGTCAACCTTCGGGCCGGTCCGGGCACCAACTACCCGGCCGTTACGGTCCTGCCGGCGGGGGCCGGGATCACGGCCTATGGCTGCCTGCCCGACTACAGCTGGTGCGATGTCGGCTGGGGCGCGGCGCGCGGCTGGATCGCCGCCTCCTACATGCAGACGGTCTATCGCGGGAACCCGGTGGTGGTCACCGCCGGGGTTGCGACCGCGGTCGGCATTGGCGTCGTTGCGTATAACCGCGCCTATTGGGACCGCTATTATGCCGGCCGGCCGTGGTATGGCAGCTGGAATTCCTATTACGGGCGTGGCGTCACGACCAGCGGCGCCGTCGCCTGCGGCCAGCGCGGCTGCGCCGGCACCCGTGCCGTTACCGGCCCGCACGGCAACACCGTTAGGCGCAGCGGCGCGGTCCGGCGCTATTGA
- the mtgA gene encoding monofunctional biosynthetic peptidoglycan transglycosylase, with protein sequence MSLSWPTAWTSRLADRRGLAKAALKVLVVIAALPLVLTPVYAFIPPVSTLMLWSALTFQGMDRDWVSFDQIAPAMVASVVMSEDGRFCQHSGVDWQQLNLVLDSKKGPSRGASTIPMQTVKNLFLWQSRSYVRKGLEIPLAYYADFVLTKRRILTIYLNIAEWGPGIFGVEAASRHYFNKSAKDLTARQAALLTAALPNPIDRNPAKPTRFLQSRARTIEGMARQAGDYLGCL encoded by the coding sequence ATGAGCCTGTCCTGGCCCACGGCATGGACCAGCCGGCTCGCGGATCGCCGCGGCCTCGCGAAGGCGGCACTGAAAGTGCTGGTCGTCATTGCGGCGCTGCCGCTGGTGCTGACGCCGGTCTATGCGTTCATCCCGCCGGTCTCCACGCTGATGCTCTGGTCGGCTTTGACCTTCCAGGGCATGGACCGCGACTGGGTGTCGTTCGACCAGATCGCGCCGGCAATGGTCGCCTCGGTGGTGATGTCAGAGGATGGCCGCTTCTGCCAGCATTCGGGCGTCGACTGGCAGCAATTGAACCTCGTGCTCGATTCAAAGAAGGGCCCGTCGCGCGGCGCCAGCACGATCCCTATGCAGACGGTGAAGAACCTTTTCCTCTGGCAATCGCGCAGCTATGTGCGCAAGGGGCTCGAAATCCCCCTCGCCTATTATGCCGACTTCGTGCTGACCAAGCGGCGAATCCTGACGATCTATCTGAACATTGCAGAATGGGGCCCCGGCATCTTCGGCGTCGAGGCGGCCTCGCGGCACTATTTCAACAAATCGGCCAAGGACCTGACGGCCAGGCAGGCGGCGCTGCTGACCGCCGCCCTCCCTAACCCGATCGACCGGAACCCGGCCAAGCCGACTCGCTTCCTGCAATCGCGCGCCCGCACGATCGAAGGCATGGCCCGCCAGGCCGGCGATTATCTCGGCTGTCTGTAG